In the Paramisgurnus dabryanus chromosome 5, PD_genome_1.1, whole genome shotgun sequence genome, one interval contains:
- the hpda gene encoding 4-hydroxyphenylpyruvate dioxygenase, with amino-acid sequence MTSYTDKGEKPERGKFVKFHHLTFWVGNAKQAAVFYCDKFGFEPLAYKGLETGSREVVSHAIKQDKIIFVFESALNPGNEEMGEHLVKHGDGVKDIAFQVEDCDFLVKKAKEKGAVIVREPWIEQDSSGKVKYAIIQTYGDTTHTFVEYLSPYKGLFLPGYHEPLFRDPLLPKLPPGHLHFIDHIVGNQPDDKMVPVADWYQKCLMFHRFWSVDDKQIHTDYSSLRSIVITNYEETIKMPINEPAPGKRKSQIQEYVDYYGGSGVQHIALNTSDIIQSIVNLKARGLEFLSAPDSYYEDLRQKLKTAKIKVKEDLKRLQELKILVDFDDKGYLLQIFTKPVQDRPTLFLEIIQRYNHYGFGAGNFKSLFEAIEKDQDARGNLTVFTAEGPGNPKHFE; translated from the exons ATG ACTTCCTATACTGACAAAGGAGAAAAG CCGGAGAGAGGGAAATTTGTAAAGTTTCATCATTTGACATTCTGGGTTGGAAATGCCAAACAG GCCGCTGTTTTTTACTGTGATAAGTTTGGGTTCGAGCCGCTGGCATATAAAGGTTTAGAGACGGGCAGCAGAGAAGTTGTGTCTCATGCTATCAAACAGGACAAG ATAATATTTGTCTTTGAATCAGCTCTGAATCCTGGAAATGAGg AAATGGGGGAGCATCTTGTTAAACATGGTGATGGGGTGAAGGACATTGCTTTTCAGGTGGAGGACTGTGACTTTTTAGTCAAG AAAGCAAAAGAAAAAGGAGCAGTGATAGTCAGAGAGCCATGGATAGAGCAGGACTCTAGTGGCAAAGTAAAATATGCCATCATTCAAACA TACGGAGACACCACACATACGTTTGTTGAGTACCTGAGCCCTTATAAGGGTTTATTTCTGCCGGGATATCATGAGCCTCTGTTCAGAGACCCACTGTTGCCAAAACT TCCACCAGGACATCTACACTTTATTGATCACATTGTGGGAAACCAGCCAGATGATAAAATGGTGCCAGTAGCAGACTG GTATCAGAAGTGTCTGATGTTTCACAGGTTCTGGTCTGTTGATGACAAACAGATCCACACAGATTACAGTTCACTCAGATCCATCGTAATTACTAATTATGAAGAAACCATTAAGATGCCCATTAATGAACCAGCGCCAGGGAAAAGAAAATCACAAATCCAG GAGTATGTTGACTACTATGGAGGTTCTGGAGTGCAGCACATTGCCCTAAACACATCTGACATCATCCAATCC ATTGTGAATCTCAAAGCTCGAGGGTTGGAGTTTCTGTCTGCACCTGATAGCTACTACGAAGACCTGCGACAGAAACTCAAAACGGCAAAGATCAAGGTGAAGGAAGATCTCAAAAGACTGCAG GAGTTAAAAATCTTAGTAGATTTTGACGATAAGGGTTACCTGCTCCAGATCTTTACTAAACCTGTGCAAGATAGACCCACCCTTTTCCTGGAGATCATCCAGAGATACAACCACTAT GGTTTTGGAGCTGGAAACTTTAAATCACTGTTTGAGGCCATTGAGAAAGATCAGGATGCTCGAGGAAACCTGACAGTGTTCACAGCCGAGGGTCCGGGCAACCCGAAGCATTTCGAATGA